One genomic segment of Clostridium saccharoperbutylacetonicum N1-4(HMT) includes these proteins:
- a CDS encoding penicillin-binding transpeptidase domain-containing protein codes for MIVSKPIKKKKKKTSRYTVLCIIMGVIFTAIILKLVYLQVYNYQEYKERADVTSTRFIADKAPRGKIYDDKGNILATSRQTYTITYTKTEDADKHFYETMKELFKILDENNETVQDTLPLKIDSNNNIYFEYSSNSKESQNAEELRFKKDRGLNDSLKNKLFKNVEELSDAQNAQLDQELMKITPEDSFYFLVRAYNMIQLVDPNYNDKNKVKIYANMSDKELTEEIIKQGYSLNDIRRYMVVKDAIKIQSVKGYRSVTIAGNIKKDTSLIVMQKQFDLSGINVSLSPIRDYPYKNLASAVLGYVSSISDTQKEKYELKGYDVSSDLIGQSGIESAFEEQLKGVKGGSTIKVNSQGRKTQTLFELEPSPGNDVHLTIDRDVQYAAEQALADGIQNIRNNTRSDLDNHSFLNATRGALVAVEVKTGRIVALVSYPNFDPNLFAVPGQMTSEQRNQFFKPDYEAFGKEYVKRMGLSKSVDELFKDSNGNWSDIHDLYPKPTYNYATMSQIPPGSTFKPLTAIAGLESGAITPDSVINDVGEFKIHPEIFGTAFGPKGLEGPTGPTTLTRAIAQSINFYFYETATRMFTNAGGKSNYTTALDSLAKYAWKFGLGYDPNTNQKGSTGIEIGESFGQTYNFKSWKELQISYSKLNLVQILEKDCEYYGNTFVPFDIRISDSDNKEVEKSKKAIKDKIAENLSKVGTDDNSIQTHEEFIKSIKGDVLNIMNNSDKYKQNVADYEARTGKKVNLESQASTITEVIAQFTINDEVGAIKSPAQIVYASIGQGMNNFTPLQLVSYISTFANGGTRYKLHLVDKITDTNGNVVQDFKPEVLNKVQMSPSTRKAVEEGMTAVNSEEGGTASTVFGTFPIKTAGKTGTADVSTDQRDFGRDPYATYVSYAPADGNSEPEIAVVAVVFDGGHGSNIASAVKAVYEAYFKDRLLQKDPNYASKSESFKKYVVDNPYNKTAATSQQSNASTGSASANTKTN; via the coding sequence ATGATAGTAAGTAAACCAATAAAGAAAAAGAAAAAGAAAACTTCGCGATATACTGTTTTGTGTATTATTATGGGGGTTATATTTACAGCCATAATATTAAAATTAGTATATCTTCAAGTATATAATTATCAGGAATATAAGGAAAGAGCTGATGTAACATCAACAAGATTTATTGCAGATAAAGCTCCAAGAGGGAAAATATATGACGATAAGGGAAATATTTTAGCAACTAGTAGACAGACATATACTATTACCTATACAAAGACAGAAGATGCAGATAAACATTTTTATGAAACTATGAAAGAACTATTTAAAATATTGGATGAAAATAATGAAACAGTTCAAGATACATTGCCATTAAAAATAGATAGTAATAATAATATATATTTTGAATATTCAAGCAATAGTAAGGAGTCTCAAAATGCTGAGGAATTAAGATTCAAAAAAGATAGAGGATTAAATGATTCCTTAAAAAACAAGCTTTTTAAAAATGTTGAAGAATTATCAGATGCTCAAAATGCTCAGTTAGATCAGGAATTAATGAAAATCACGCCAGAAGATTCATTTTATTTTTTAGTAAGAGCATATAATATGATTCAACTTGTGGATCCAAATTATAATGATAAAAATAAGGTTAAGATATATGCTAATATGTCTGACAAGGAATTAACAGAAGAAATTATTAAGCAAGGATATTCCTTGAATGATATTAGAAGATATATGGTCGTGAAGGATGCTATAAAAATTCAAAGTGTTAAAGGATATCGATCAGTAACTATAGCAGGGAATATTAAGAAGGATACTTCGTTAATTGTTATGCAAAAACAATTTGATTTATCTGGAATAAATGTGAGTTTATCACCAATAAGAGATTATCCATATAAGAATTTGGCTTCAGCAGTTTTAGGCTATGTATCTTCAATTAGTGATACTCAAAAAGAAAAGTATGAACTTAAAGGATATGATGTTTCATCAGATTTAATTGGACAGTCAGGTATAGAATCAGCGTTTGAAGAACAATTAAAGGGAGTTAAAGGTGGATCAACAATTAAGGTTAATTCACAAGGACGTAAAACACAAACTTTATTTGAATTGGAGCCTTCACCAGGGAATGATGTTCATCTTACTATAGATAGAGATGTCCAATATGCAGCAGAACAAGCTTTAGCTGATGGAATTCAAAATATAAGAAATAATACTAGAAGTGATTTAGATAATCATAGCTTTTTAAATGCAACTAGAGGAGCTTTAGTTGCAGTTGAAGTTAAAACTGGAAGAATAGTAGCTTTAGTAAGTTACCCTAACTTTGATCCTAATTTGTTTGCAGTTCCTGGACAGATGACATCTGAGCAGAGAAATCAATTTTTTAAGCCAGACTATGAAGCTTTTGGAAAAGAATATGTAAAAAGAATGGGATTAAGTAAAAGTGTTGATGAATTATTCAAGGATTCAAATGGAAATTGGAGTGACATACACGATTTGTATCCAAAGCCTACTTATAATTATGCAACTATGTCACAGATTCCACCAGGATCTACTTTTAAGCCTTTAACGGCTATTGCGGGACTTGAATCAGGGGCAATTACTCCAGATTCAGTTATAAATGATGTTGGTGAATTTAAAATACATCCAGAAATATTCGGTACAGCATTTGGTCCAAAGGGATTAGAAGGTCCAACTGGACCAACAACATTAACAAGAGCTATTGCTCAATCTATAAACTTTTATTTTTATGAAACTGCCACAAGAATGTTTACAAATGCAGGAGGGAAAAGTAATTATACTACAGCATTAGATTCTCTTGCAAAATATGCTTGGAAATTTGGATTGGGGTATGATCCAAACACCAATCAAAAGGGCTCAACAGGTATAGAAATAGGAGAAAGTTTTGGGCAAACATATAACTTTAAATCATGGAAAGAACTTCAGATATCTTATTCTAAACTCAATTTAGTACAAATTTTAGAGAAAGATTGTGAGTATTATGGAAATACATTTGTGCCATTTGATATAAGAATATCAGATAGTGATAATAAGGAAGTTGAAAAATCCAAAAAAGCTATAAAAGATAAGATTGCGGAGAATTTAAGCAAAGTTGGTACAGATGATAATTCTATACAAACTCATGAGGAATTCATAAAAAGCATCAAAGGTGATGTTTTAAATATAATGAATAATTCTGATAAGTATAAACAAAATGTTGCTGATTATGAAGCAAGAACAGGAAAAAAGGTAAACTTAGAATCACAGGCTTCTACTATTACAGAAGTAATAGCACAATTTACAATTAATGATGAAGTTGGTGCAATAAAATCACCGGCGCAGATTGTTTATGCATCTATAGGCCAAGGGATGAATAACTTTACTCCATTACAATTGGTATCATACATATCAACATTTGCGAATGGAGGAACAAGATATAAACTTCATTTAGTTGATAAGATTACTGATACTAATGGAAATGTAGTGCAGGATTTTAAACCAGAAGTATTAAATAAAGTTCAAATGTCACCAAGTACAAGGAAAGCAGTAGAGGAAGGAATGACAGCTGTTAATAGTGAAGAAGGTGGTACAGCAAGTACTGTTTTTGGAACATTCCCAATAAAGACTGCAGGTAAAACTGGTACAGCCGATGTTTCAACAGATCAAAGGGACTTTGGAAGAGATCCTTATGCAACTTATGTAAGTTATGCTCCAGCAGATGGAAACAGTGAACCTGAAATAGCAGTAGTTGCAGTTGTGTTTGATGGTGGACATGGAAGTAATATTGCTTCAGCAGTTAAAGCAGTTTATGAAGCTTATTTTAAGGATAGATTACTACAAAAAGATCCTAACTATGCTTCCAAATCAGAGTCGTTTAAGAAGTATGTTGTTGATAATCCATATAATAAAACGGCTGCTACATCGCAACAAAGTAATGCTAGTACAGGAAGTGCATCAGCAAACACCAAGACAAATTAA
- the mreD gene encoding rod shape-determining protein MreD — MEKLIIILVSIGLVILDNSLVPFFSIKGAYPSLLFTFAIAFSLINKKEKAVFIGVVSGVLQDIFFFNGFGVNSLVNLLLCLLASIIGAGIIKNKRLIPVILTFFITIIKYTAIFAIFHLLNMEVDLSKSIIMGIYNAVVMFFVYRLVIKIYDDEYTKQRWRFK, encoded by the coding sequence ATGGAAAAATTAATTATTATTTTAGTTTCTATAGGATTAGTTATATTAGATAATTCATTAGTTCCGTTTTTTTCAATAAAAGGTGCTTACCCTAGTTTATTATTTACCTTTGCTATAGCATTTTCGCTGATTAATAAAAAAGAGAAAGCAGTTTTTATTGGTGTTGTTAGTGGAGTGTTGCAGGACATTTTCTTTTTCAATGGATTTGGAGTAAATTCATTAGTAAATTTATTATTATGTCTTTTAGCTAGTATAATTGGAGCTGGAATAATAAAAAACAAAAGGTTAATACCTGTCATTTTGACCTTTTTCATTACAATAATAAAATACACAGCTATTTTTGCAATATTTCACTTGCTAAATATGGAAGTTGATTTGTCTAAAAGTATTATTATGGGAATTTACAATGCAGTAGTGATGTTTTTTGTATATAGGCTTGTTATTAAGATATATGATGATGAATATACAAAACAAAGGTGGAGGTTTAAATGA
- the mreC gene encoding rod shape-determining protein MreC has translation MRLLRNKLAVTIVVLSVSFLGLIVYTVKRDNRSIIESGAGSTLNPVQSLLYQGTNRIKETLDFFLNFSEVKAQNKELINKNQELEDKLATYSDLKDENERLRQVLNFEEDNKNYNYIACNIIGHSGGSFLDGYIINKGKNDNIQKGMVVIAAQGLVGQVTSVDSNWSIIQPLINENLAVSVMVERTSEATGYIKGFNDGQNKNLAKVYDLPMDSDVKEGDVILTSGVGMLYPKKIRIGEVISVEEDKVRVMKNAIVKPYVDFNKLQELFIVSPKDTREIKYN, from the coding sequence ATGAGGCTTCTTAGAAATAAACTGGCAGTAACTATTGTGGTACTGTCAGTTAGCTTTTTAGGATTAATAGTGTATACTGTTAAGCGAGATAATCGAAGTATTATTGAAAGTGGTGCCGGTAGTACTTTAAACCCTGTACAAAGTCTTTTATATCAAGGAACTAATAGAATTAAAGAAACATTAGATTTCTTTTTGAATTTTTCTGAGGTTAAAGCACAAAATAAAGAATTGATTAATAAGAATCAAGAACTTGAAGATAAATTAGCCACTTATTCAGACTTAAAAGATGAAAATGAGAGGTTAAGACAAGTACTTAATTTTGAAGAAGATAACAAAAACTATAACTATATTGCGTGTAATATTATAGGTCATAGTGGTGGTAGCTTTTTGGATGGTTATATAATTAATAAAGGAAAAAATGATAATATCCAAAAAGGTATGGTTGTTATAGCTGCACAAGGATTAGTTGGACAAGTGACAAGTGTAGATAGTAACTGGAGTATAATACAACCATTGATTAATGAAAATTTAGCTGTAAGTGTTATGGTTGAAAGAACTAGTGAGGCTACAGGTTATATTAAAGGCTTTAATGATGGACAAAATAAAAACTTAGCAAAAGTATATGATCTTCCAATGGATTCTGATGTAAAGGAAGGTGACGTGATACTTACTTCTGGTGTAGGAATGCTTTATCCAAAGAAAATTAGAATTGGAGAAGTGATTTCTGTAGAAGAAGATAAAGTTAGAGTTATGAAAAATGCAATTGTGAAGCCATATGTAGATTTTAATAAATTACAAGAATTATTTATTGTCTCTCCAAAAGATACGAGAGAAATTAAATATAATTAG
- a CDS encoding rod shape-determining protein, producing MGFFGSGKDMGIDLGTANTLVFVKGKGIVLREPSVVAMNNMTKKTLAVGSEAKLMIGRTPGNIVAIRPLKDGVIADFDVAQTMMKSLIDKVSTKNAFKNPRIIVCYPSGVTEVEKRAIEEATKLSGARDVILMEEPMAAAIGAGLPVSEPTGSMIVDIGGGTTEVAVISLGGIVTSKSLRVAGDELDQSIISYVKKEFNLMVGERTAEQVKMEIGSAYKTSDEEMVMEIKGRDMITGLPKIVEISETQVREALKEPVYAIIESIKTTLEKTPPELAADIMEKGIMLAGGGAYLRGLDVLINRETNMPVHIAEAPLDCVVLGAGKALEDFDKISRDQRG from the coding sequence ATGGGATTTTTTGGATCAGGAAAAGATATGGGGATAGATTTAGGTACTGCTAATACCTTAGTATTTGTAAAAGGTAAAGGTATAGTTTTAAGAGAACCATCTGTTGTTGCAATGAACAACATGACTAAAAAAACATTAGCAGTTGGATCAGAAGCAAAACTTATGATTGGTAGAACCCCAGGAAATATTGTAGCTATAAGACCATTAAAAGATGGAGTAATAGCAGATTTTGATGTAGCTCAAACAATGATGAAGAGCTTAATAGATAAGGTGTCAACTAAAAATGCATTTAAGAACCCAAGAATAATAGTTTGCTATCCATCAGGAGTTACTGAAGTAGAAAAGAGAGCAATTGAAGAAGCAACAAAGCTTTCTGGAGCTAGAGATGTAATATTAATGGAAGAGCCAATGGCAGCAGCAATTGGGGCAGGGCTTCCAGTAAGTGAACCAACAGGAAGTATGATAGTTGATATTGGTGGAGGAACTACAGAAGTAGCTGTTATTTCTTTAGGAGGAATTGTAACTAGTAAATCTCTTAGAGTAGCAGGAGATGAATTGGATCAATCAATAATATCATATGTTAAAAAAGAATTTAACTTAATGGTGGGAGAAAGAACAGCTGAACAAGTTAAGATGGAAATTGGATCAGCTTACAAAACTTCTGATGAAGAAATGGTTATGGAAATCAAAGGAAGAGATATGATTACAGGACTTCCAAAGATTGTTGAAATTTCTGAAACTCAAGTTAGAGAGGCATTAAAAGAACCGGTATATGCTATTATAGAATCGATTAAAACTACATTAGAAAAGACACCACCTGAACTAGCAGCAGATATTATGGAAAAAGGAATAATGCTTGCTGGTGGCGGTGCTTACCTAAGAGGCTTAGATGTATTAATTAATAGAGAAACAAATATGCCTGTACATATTGCAGAGGCACCTCTTGATTGCGTAGTACTTGGAGCAGGGAAGGCACTAGAAGATTTTGATAAAATTAGTAGGGATCAAAGAGGTTAA
- the radC gene encoding RadC family protein, producing the protein MDNSLKIKDIPQNERPKEKLLTYGADSLTNSELLALILRTGTQGENVLELSNRLLSELEGLDGILSANLKDIISIKGIKDGKASQILALSELFKRFKTLKAAKRDIKITSPKDLASLLMGEMNSLNQEVLKVVLLSTKNTIIRVKDVFKGSLNTSIIHPREIFKEAINRNSASLIICHNHPSGDPTPSKEDIDITLRIRECGNIIGIKLIDHIIIGNNKFVSLKERGLI; encoded by the coding sequence ATGGATAATAGCCTTAAGATTAAGGATATACCACAAAATGAGAGACCTAAAGAAAAGTTATTAACCTATGGGGCAGATAGCTTAACTAATTCGGAGTTATTGGCACTTATACTTAGAACTGGAACTCAAGGAGAGAATGTACTAGAACTTAGCAATAGACTTTTATCAGAATTAGAAGGACTTGATGGGATTTTAAGTGCAAACCTAAAAGATATAATATCTATTAAAGGGATTAAAGATGGAAAAGCGTCACAGATTTTAGCATTATCTGAGCTCTTTAAAAGATTTAAAACATTAAAAGCAGCAAAAAGAGATATAAAGATAACTTCACCAAAGGATTTAGCAAGTCTTCTTATGGGAGAAATGAACTCGCTTAATCAAGAAGTTTTAAAAGTTGTATTATTAAGTACAAAAAACACGATTATTAGAGTAAAGGATGTATTCAAGGGAAGTTTAAATACTTCTATAATTCATCCAAGGGAAATTTTTAAGGAAGCAATAAATAGAAATAGTGCTTCTTTAATAATATGTCATAACCATCCATCAGGCGATCCAACGCCTAGTAAGGAAGATATAGATATTACATTAAGAATTAGAGAATGTGGAAATATCATAGGAATAAAATTAATAGACCATATTATAATAGGAAATAATAAATTTGTTAGTCTTAAAGAAAGAGGACTAATATAA
- a CDS encoding Maf-like protein, which produces MKIVLASASERRQELLGRLVKNFDIIVSEFDESQVPFEGSIDRYVKEIALGKALDVKKKIGDNAIIISADTIVTLDNRILGKPKDEEDAFYMIKALQGRKHLVYSGIVVINTTTNKIKQESLSTEVTFSTINDDEILEYIKTGEPLDKAGAYGIQGVGGIFVEEIKGCYYNVVGLPLSKLKCMLKEVY; this is translated from the coding sequence ATGAAAATAGTATTAGCTTCTGCTTCAGAAAGAAGACAAGAACTTTTAGGAAGATTAGTTAAGAATTTTGATATAATTGTTAGTGAGTTTGATGAAAGCCAAGTTCCTTTTGAGGGGTCTATAGATAGATATGTTAAAGAGATAGCATTGGGAAAAGCACTTGATGTAAAGAAAAAAATAGGTGACAATGCAATAATAATATCAGCAGATACTATAGTTACTTTAGACAATAGGATACTTGGAAAACCTAAAGACGAGGAAGATGCATTTTATATGATAAAGGCGCTCCAAGGCAGGAAACATCTGGTCTATTCTGGAATTGTTGTAATTAATACAACCACTAATAAAATTAAACAAGAGAGTTTGTCTACAGAAGTGACTTTTTCAACAATAAATGATGATGAAATACTTGAATACATAAAAACAGGAGAGCCACTAGATAAAGCAGGGGCTTATGGAATTCAGGGTGTAGGCGGAATATTTGTTGAAGAAATAAAAGGATGTTATTATAATGTTGTTGGTCTTCCACTAAGTAAATTAAAATGTATGCTTAAAGAGGTATATTGA
- a CDS encoding SPOR domain-containing protein: MRYTRYEYKKSGRLKFICSVVVIVVMSLGGGVYVSNLIFAGKELQSINGNNLMQTSVSDNDGKIQNVIALQCGYYTKEENAKELINSLTKYCQPFIVEDDGKYRVMAGLYTEEDGIKKIDEFKQKKIDVAKIDLNISNDNIENKKIIEIVDGFLEIINKFQDNEVKSIKTKEFKTWSDKIINDDSATKTKKLDDLDKYINNLPDEIDRTNNSSNMQGLYKLIKN, translated from the coding sequence ATGAGATACACAAGATATGAGTACAAAAAATCAGGCAGGTTAAAATTTATATGTAGCGTTGTTGTTATTGTAGTAATGTCTTTAGGGGGCGGGGTATATGTAAGTAATCTAATTTTTGCTGGAAAAGAATTACAAAGTATTAATGGGAACAACTTGATGCAAACAAGTGTATCAGATAATGATGGTAAAATTCAAAACGTTATAGCGTTACAATGTGGTTATTATACTAAGGAAGAAAATGCTAAAGAGTTAATAAATTCATTAACTAAGTATTGTCAGCCATTTATTGTAGAGGATGATGGTAAATATAGAGTAATGGCAGGATTATATACAGAAGAAGATGGAATAAAGAAAATCGATGAATTTAAACAAAAGAAAATCGATGTGGCAAAAATTGATTTGAATATTTCAAATGATAATATAGAAAACAAAAAGATAATTGAAATCGTAGATGGTTTCTTAGAAATTATAAATAAATTCCAAGATAATGAAGTTAAGAGCATAAAAACAAAAGAATTTAAAACTTGGTCCGATAAAATTATAAATGATGATAGTGCAACTAAAACTAAAAAACTTGATGATTTAGATAAATATATAAATAATCTGCCTGATGAAATAGATAGAACAAATAATAGTTCAAATATGCAAGGGTTATATAAATTAATAAAAAACTAA
- a CDS encoding C40 family peptidase → MEFKKNLFLRFIIGTIVFSGVCFINTQNAKADTTLKTNKGIILKTSELKTNKVIQAPSDGGAETNNNDKISRGTVSKGNEVVNYAFKFIGKPYVYGAAGPNAFDCSGLTQYVYNKFGIGLSRTTYSQVNEGTKVDRNNLKAGDLIFFNTEGSISHVGIYIGNGEFIHAPRTGKPVMISSLSDGYYSQRYATARRIVK, encoded by the coding sequence ATGGAATTTAAAAAAAATTTATTTCTAAGATTTATAATTGGAACTATTGTTTTTTCAGGAGTTTGTTTTATTAATACTCAAAATGCAAAGGCTGATACTACTTTAAAAACAAATAAAGGGATTATACTTAAGACAAGTGAGCTTAAGACAAATAAAGTGATTCAAGCACCTTCAGATGGTGGTGCAGAAACTAATAATAATGATAAAATTTCAAGAGGAACAGTCAGTAAAGGAAATGAAGTTGTTAATTACGCATTTAAATTTATAGGTAAGCCATATGTTTATGGAGCTGCTGGACCAAATGCCTTTGATTGTTCTGGATTGACTCAATATGTATATAATAAATTTGGGATAGGTCTATCACGTACTACATACTCTCAAGTAAATGAAGGTACAAAAGTGGATAGAAATAATTTAAAGGCAGGAGATTTGATATTTTTTAATACAGAAGGATCAATAAGTCATGTGGGTATCTATATTGGAAATGGGGAGTTTATACATGCACCAAGAACTGGAAAACCAGTTATGATAAGTTCATTGAGTGATGGATATTATTCTCAAAGATATGCAACGGCAAGAAGGATAGTTAAGTAG
- a CDS encoding aminoacyl-histidine dipeptidase has protein sequence MKTLEELTKERIFYHFNEISKIPRGSGNEKQISDYLINFAKDLGLECFQDEALNVIIKKPAAKGYENAPTVIIQGHMDMVCEKNNHKVHDFMKDPIKLIVKDDYIYADETTLGGDDGIAVAYAMAILEDSTIAHPALEILVTTDEETGMTGANALKGDHLDGKIVLNLDSEDEGKFWVSCAGGIRTQSTLPLKWINKKENTKEYKIEVKGLKGGHSGAEIHLERGNANKLMGRLLKEISKEVDFNLISLNGGAKDNAIPREATAIISVDQSKEKQLYEVNSKIAGILKQEFHKRDSELKVELSDFQEKNKKILSDDTTAKIINLSYLYPNGISTMSADIEGLVESSTNLGVVITKEDTIEYHSAVRSSVASLKQELIEKNKSLTEIFEGTFSTHGGYPEWEYKADSKIREVCKEIYKRMYGKEAEVVAIHAGLECGLLKERLGDLDMISFGPDIFDIHTPDEHLSISSARRCYEYVLEVLKEIK, from the coding sequence ATGAAAACTTTAGAGGAATTAACAAAGGAAAGAATATTTTATCATTTTAATGAAATAAGTAAAATACCAAGAGGATCGGGGAATGAAAAGCAAATAAGTGACTATTTAATTAATTTTGCAAAGGATTTAGGTTTAGAATGTTTTCAAGATGAGGCATTAAATGTAATTATAAAAAAACCAGCAGCCAAAGGATATGAAAATGCACCAACTGTAATTATTCAAGGGCATATGGATATGGTATGTGAAAAAAATAACCATAAGGTTCATGATTTTATGAAAGATCCAATAAAATTAATTGTGAAAGATGATTATATTTATGCTGATGAAACTACACTTGGTGGAGATGATGGAATTGCTGTAGCTTATGCAATGGCTATATTAGAAGATAGCACAATAGCTCATCCAGCACTTGAAATATTAGTGACAACAGATGAAGAAACTGGAATGACAGGGGCTAATGCATTAAAAGGAGATCATCTTGATGGAAAAATTGTTTTAAATCTTGATTCAGAAGATGAAGGGAAATTCTGGGTTAGTTGTGCAGGTGGAATTAGAACGCAATCTACATTACCACTAAAATGGATCAATAAAAAAGAAAATACCAAAGAATATAAAATTGAGGTTAAAGGCTTAAAGGGTGGTCATTCAGGTGCCGAAATTCATCTTGAAAGAGGAAACGCTAATAAGTTAATGGGAAGATTATTAAAAGAAATTTCAAAAGAAGTTGATTTTAATTTGATATCATTAAATGGAGGGGCAAAAGATAATGCAATCCCAAGAGAAGCAACAGCAATAATTTCAGTAGATCAATCAAAAGAAAAACAATTATACGAAGTAAATTCAAAAATAGCTGGAATTTTAAAACAAGAGTTCCATAAAAGAGATTCGGAATTAAAAGTGGAATTATCAGATTTTCAAGAAAAAAACAAAAAAATATTATCAGATGATACTACAGCTAAGATAATCAATTTATCATATTTATACCCTAATGGAATTAGTACAATGAGTGCAGATATAGAGGGGTTAGTAGAAAGTTCAACAAATCTTGGAGTTGTAATAACGAAAGAAGATACTATAGAATATCATAGCGCTGTTAGAAGTTCAGTGGCATCATTAAAGCAAGAACTTATTGAAAAAAATAAGTCATTGACAGAAATTTTTGAAGGAACATTCTCAACTCATGGAGGATATCCAGAATGGGAATATAAAGCAGATTCAAAAATCAGAGAAGTATGTAAAGAAATATATAAGAGAATGTATGGAAAAGAAGCAGAAGTTGTTGCTATTCATGCAGGACTAGAATGTGGATTATTAAAAGAGAGATTGGGAGATCTAGATATGATTAGCTTTGGGCCAGATATCTTTGATATTCACACTCCAGATGAACACTTAAGTATATCTTCTGCTCGTAGATGTTACGAATATGTTTTAGAAGTTCTTAAAGAAATAAAGTAA
- the pyk gene encoding pyruvate kinase, producing the protein MQKTKMIFTIGPASDNEETLRKFIEIGMSAARLNFSHGTHETHKEKIELIQRIRKDMNSATAIVLDIKGPKIRTHNFINDGVTLNDGDNFDFICGEEILGDEKRCSISYDILYQDIKVGGKILVDDGLLKFKVTGVDEKTIHTKVIVGGMIKNHKGVNVPNVVIKLPSITEKDIEDIKFGCKMGVDFIAASFIRKASDILDVKKVLKENNGGHIKVIAKIENQEGVDNIDSIIEVTDAVMVARGDMGVEIPIQRVPIIQKMIIKKCNEANKVVITATQMLDSMIRNSLPTRAEASDICNAIFDGTDAIMLSGESASGLFPIDAAKTMSKIAQEAEEYLDYDHLTSRLREPSLNDYASAISYSACRTANMLHAKAIVAATKSGATAKILSRYRVKAPIIAITPYDQVRRSLNLSFGICPMKCDMFNTTDQILEEAKNILHELGITQPGDDIIVAAGMPTTHTGGTNMLKIEKI; encoded by the coding sequence ATGCAAAAAACTAAAATGATTTTTACAATTGGTCCAGCAAGTGATAATGAAGAAACATTAAGAAAGTTTATTGAAATTGGGATGAGTGCTGCAAGATTAAACTTTTCTCATGGTACACACGAAACACATAAAGAAAAAATCGAATTAATTCAACGTATTCGTAAGGATATGAATTCTGCTACAGCTATTGTCCTGGATATTAAAGGACCAAAGATTAGAACTCATAATTTCATTAATGATGGTGTAACGCTTAATGACGGAGATAATTTTGATTTCATTTGTGGCGAAGAAATACTTGGTGATGAAAAAAGATGTTCTATTTCATATGATATCCTTTATCAAGACATAAAGGTTGGTGGAAAGATTCTTGTCGATGATGGTTTATTAAAATTTAAAGTTACTGGTGTCGATGAAAAAACTATACATACAAAAGTTATTGTTGGTGGAATGATTAAAAATCATAAAGGTGTTAATGTCCCTAATGTTGTTATAAAATTGCCATCAATTACTGAAAAAGATATTGAAGATATTAAATTTGGATGTAAGATGGGTGTTGACTTTATAGCCGCTTCTTTCATAAGAAAAGCTAGCGATATCCTTGATGTAAAAAAAGTGCTTAAAGAAAATAATGGTGGGCATATCAAAGTTATAGCTAAAATAGAAAATCAAGAAGGCGTAGATAACATAGATTCTATAATCGAAGTTACCGATGCTGTAATGGTTGCTAGAGGAGATATGGGAGTTGAAATTCCAATTCAAAGAGTTCCTATAATCCAAAAAATGATCATAAAAAAATGTAATGAAGCTAATAAAGTTGTTATAACCGCAACTCAAATGCTTGATTCAATGATTAGAAATTCACTTCCAACAAGAGCTGAAGCAAGTGATATTTGTAATGCTATTTTTGATGGTACTGATGCAATAATGCTAAGTGGAGAAAGTGCTTCTGGTCTTTTCCCAATAGATGCTGCAAAAACAATGTCAAAAATTGCTCAAGAAGCTGAAGAATATTTAGATTATGACCACTTAACTTCAAGACTTAGAGAGCCATCTCTTAACGATTATGCTTCTGCAATAAGCTACTCAGCTTGTAGAACTGCAAATATGTTACATGCAAAAGCTATTGTTGCTGCAACTAAGAGTGGTGCAACTGCTAAAATTCTTTCAAGATATAGAGTTAAAGCTCCAATTATAGCTATAACACCATACGACCAAGTAAGAAGAAGCTTAAACTTAAGTTTTGGAATATGCCCTATGAAATGTGATATGTTTAATACAACAGATCAAATTTTAGAAGAAGCTAAGAATATATTACACGAATTAGGTATAACTCAACCTGGAGATGACATAATTGTAGCTGCTGGAATGCCAACAACTCATACTGGTGGAACTAATATGCTAAAGATAGAAAAGATCTAA